A section of the Candidatus Limnocylindrales bacterium genome encodes:
- a CDS encoding P-II family nitrogen regulator produces the protein MKKVEAIIKPFKLDEVKEALSGVGVQGITVSEVKGFGRQRGHTELYRGAEYVVDFLPKVKLEIIVKDDQVDPVVEAITAAARTGRIGDGKIFVTTVDEVVRIRTGETGESAL, from the coding sequence AATCATCAAGCCCTTCAAGCTCGACGAGGTGAAGGAAGCCCTGAGCGGTGTCGGCGTCCAAGGCATCACCGTCAGCGAGGTGAAGGGGTTCGGTAGGCAGCGCGGTCACACGGAGCTGTACCGGGGAGCCGAGTACGTCGTCGACTTCCTGCCGAAGGTCAAGCTCGAGATCATCGTCAAGGACGACCAGGTCGATCCGGTCGTCGAAGCCATCACCGCGGCAGCCCGCACCGGCCGCATCGGCGATGGAAAGATTTTCGTCACGACGGTAGACGAAGTCGTTCGCATCCGCACCGGGGAAACCGGCGAGTCGGCGCTCTAG